From a single Nicotiana tomentosiformis chromosome 2, ASM39032v3, whole genome shotgun sequence genomic region:
- the LOC138905654 gene encoding secreted RxLR effector protein 78-like: protein MHGCSTTEAIYLIRRLVEQYRDRKKDFHMVFIDLENTYDKVSREVLWRCLEVKSVTVAYIRVIKDMYDGAKTQVTIVGGNSDHFSVVVGLHQGYVLSLFLYAPAMDALTHNIQGEVL from the coding sequence ATGCATGGttgttcgactacagaagctatttatcttattaggaggttggtggaacagtacagAGATAGGAAGAAGGATTTTCACATGgtatttattgacctagagaataCGTATGACAAGGTCTCTAGGGAGGTTCTTTGGAGATGCTTGGAAGTAAAAAGCGTTACGgtagcatacattagggtgattaaggacatgtatgatggagctaagactcagGTTACGATAGTGGGAGGAAACTCAGATCATTTTTCGGTGGTTGTGGGGCTACACCAAGGATATGTGCTCAGCCTGTTCTTATATGCACCGGCAATGGACGCACTGACCCAcaatattcaaggggaggtgctgtGA